The Chloroflexota bacterium genomic interval CTCGACGCTTTCCACCCGGGGGTGCTCAACCAGAATCCGCCGGCTGATCCGCTCGGCGACGGTCTCGATGAGTGAGCAGGCCGGGCCGGTCACCACCTCGCGCACGATCTGGAACACCGCCGCGTAGTTGACGGTGTCGCCAAGCTCGTCGCTGGCGCCTGCGCGGCGGAGGTCCGCGCGAAGCTCCACGCTCACGACGAAGCGCTGCCCGAGGGCGCGCTCCTCCGGAAGCACTCCGTGGTTCGCGAAGAATTCCATGTCGTTGAGGCGAATGCGGTCGATGGCTGCCTCCCTCACGCGGGCCTGCGCCTTGGTGCCCGCAGACCGGCTACTGGACGAGGATTGAGTCTCGATTTCCCCATAGTGTCCCAGCGCCGCCGTGTCGATCAAGCTCGATCCCAATCGCTTGCG includes:
- the folB gene encoding dihydroneopterin aldolase produces the protein MREAAIDRIRLNDMEFFANHGVLPEERALGQRFVVSVELRADLRRAGASDELGDTVNYAAVFQIVREVVTGPACSLIETVAERISRRILVEHPRVESVEVRVRKPSVPIAGAVLGSSEVCIERTRQDEREEP